A single Vespa crabro chromosome 21, iyVesCrab1.2, whole genome shotgun sequence DNA region contains:
- the LOC124431463 gene encoding SH2B adapter protein 1-like isoform X1, translating into MSVYIGTAITTSTTTTTTITTATGTASTVIGPTVTTLTTTTAAVAAATTTTTTTTATATATTTTTTTTTTTTTTTASATATATASAVVATPDTATGWIEFCERHARASASDFAKAFCTYVSLNLPESARSTLSHRDFLRKFVESFCEHFESEYLRRTVRSLTAYDVRQTAFTERDTNTISQNNNAPIRASSHEEFSDYSEHDGETVSPKPVHKPFFRRLSFKGLKKGKSFFHKQQSDEVELSHSEHRRDKHSKTKLSKIVVECRKEGIVNSLMGENIDGTQKWEKSRLALIKAIGGYMLEFYSPPKAVKPRSGVFCSAITEARETTALEMPDHENTFVLKTQNMEFVIEAHDSNDMRSWLATIKYCMRTVQQNSTTPVSGTRDSIADSLGHAPLGISNEGDRLRANSASKGSRLTSHEHTEEALSNPPELPPRLRMRSSSNLELCSSQQEIEQLAANDGELDLSSSLREYPWFHGTLPRSDAAQLVLHSSANGHGVFLVRQSETRKGEFVLTFNFQGRAKHLRMTLNDQGHCRVQHLCFPAIYDMLEHFRQNAIPLESGGTADVTLTEFVVANPAYRMTHHHMIGVMQQSQERRPPVAPEPREVHTYGGSIRTRTDSLERLEQQQNNIAEQQGSTSTTGRAVYNTYSFL; encoded by the exons ATGAGTGTTTATATTGGAACGGCGATAACGACATCGACGACGACAACTACGACAATAACAACGGCGACGGGAACGGCGAGTACAGTGATAGGACCGACAGTAACGACgctgacgacgacgacggcggcggtggcggcagcgacgacaacaacgacgacgacaacggcgacggcgacggcgacgacgacgacgacgacgacgacaacgacgacgacgacgacgacggcatcggcgacggcgacggcgacggcgtcGGCGGTTGTCGCGACGCCAGACACCGCGACCGGTTGGATTGAATTCTGTGAGCGACACGCCCGTGCCTCGGCCTCCGATTTTGCCAAGGCTTTTTGCACTTATGTCAGCCTAAATCTACCTGAAAGTGCCAGATCCACCTTATCTCATCGTGACTTTCTCAGAAAATTTGTTGAAAGTTTCTGCGAGCACTTTGAGAGCGAGTACTTGCGTCGAACTGTTAG atCACTAACTGCATATGATGTTCGACAAACAGCATTCACTGAAAGGGATACAAATACTATATCACAAAATAACAATGCACCAATTCGTGCTTCATCACATGAAGAATTTAGTGATTACTCTGAACATGATGGTGAAACAGTATCACCAAAACCTGTTCACAAACCTTTCTTTCGTAGATTATCATTTAAAGGActtaagaaaggaaagagtttCTTTCATAAACAACAAAGTGATGAAGTAGAATTATCTCATAGTGAACACCGTAGAGATAAACATTCGAAAACTAAACTTTCTAAAATTGTTGTGGAATGTAGAAAAGAGGGTATTGTTAATTCTTTGATGGGGGAAAATATAGATGGAACTCAAAAATGGGAAAAATCTAGATTGGCATTGATAAAAGCCATCGGAGGTTATATGTTGGAATTTTATTCTCCTCCAAAGGCAGTAAAACCACGTAGTGGTGTTTTTTGTTCTGCAATAACAGAAGCTAGAGAAACCACAGCTCTTGAAATGCCAGATCATGAAAACACGTTTGTGTTGAAAACACAAAATATGGAATTTGTAATAGAAGCTCATGATTCAAATGATATGAGGTCTTGGCTTGCTACTATTAAATATTGCATGCGTACTGTACAGCAAAATTCTACTACACCTGTTTCTGGTACACGAGATTCAATTGCAGATTCATTGGGACATGCTCCGCTTGGAATTAGTAACGAGGGTGATAGACTAAGGGCCAATTCGGCAAGTAAAGGTTCTCGATTAACATCTCATGAGCATACAGAGGAAGCATTATCTAATCCACCAGAATTGCCTCCAAGGTTGCGTATGCGAAGTAGTAGTAATTTAGAACTATGTTCGTCGCAACAAGAAATTGAGCAAT TAGCTGCAAATGATGGTGAGCTAGATTTATCAAGTAGTTTACGAGAGTATCCTTGGTTTCATGGTACATTACCACGTTCAGATGCAGCACAGCTTGTCTTGCATAGTTCTGCTAATGGCCATGGTGTCTTTCTTGTTCGGCAAAGTGAAACACGAAAAGGAGAATTTGTATTAACATTTAACTTTCAGGGAAGAGCAAAG caTTTACGGATGACATTGAACGATCAAGGCCATTGTCGTGTCCAACATCTTTGTTTTCCGGCGATATATGATATGTTAGAACATTTTCGTCAGAATGCCATACCTCTTGAATCTGGTGGAACTGCCGATGTTACTCTAACAGAATTTGTGGTGGCTAATCCTGCTTATCGAATGACACATCACCATATGATAGGCGTAATGCAACAGTCGCAAGAAAGGAGACCTCCAGTAGCTCCAGAGCCCAGAGAA GTACACACATATGGAGGTTCTATAAGAACACGCACTGACTCCTTGGAAAGACTggaacaacaacaaaataacATTGCAGAGCAACAAGGTTCAACATCAACCACTGGAAGAGCAGTTTACAATACGTATAGTTTTCTCTGA
- the LOC124431463 gene encoding SH2B adapter protein 1-like isoform X2, producing MSVYIGTAITTSTTTTTTITTATGTASTVIGPTVTTLTTTTAAVAAATTTTTTTTATATATTTTTTTTTTTTTTTASATATATASAVVATPDTATGWIEFCERHARASASDFAKAFCTYVSLNLPESARSTLSHRDFLRKFVESFCEHFESEYLRRTVRSLTAYDVRQTAFTERDTNTISQNNNAPIRASSHEEFSDYSEHDGETVSPKPVHKPFFRRLSFKGLKKGKSFFHKQQSDEVELSHSEHRRDKHSKTKLSKIVVECRKEGIVNSLMGENIDGTQKWEKSRLALIKAIGGYMLEFYSPPKAVKPRSGVFCSAITEARETTALEMPDHENTFVLKTQNMEFVIEAHDSNDMRSWLATIKYCMRTVQQNSTTPVSGTRDSIADSLGHAPLGISNEGDRLRANSASKGSRLTSHEHTEEALSNPPELPPRLRMRSSSNLELCSSQQEIEQLAANDGELDLSSSLREYPWFHGTLPRSDAAQLVLHSSANGHGVFLVRQSETRKGEFVLTFNFQGRAKHLRMTLNDQGHCRVQHLCFPAIYDMLEHFRQNAIPLESGGTADVTLTEFVVANPAYRMTHHHMIGVMQQSQERRPPVAPEPREVRVSSGSLTPLE from the exons ATGAGTGTTTATATTGGAACGGCGATAACGACATCGACGACGACAACTACGACAATAACAACGGCGACGGGAACGGCGAGTACAGTGATAGGACCGACAGTAACGACgctgacgacgacgacggcggcggtggcggcagcgacgacaacaacgacgacgacaacggcgacggcgacggcgacgacgacgacgacgacgacgacaacgacgacgacgacgacgacggcatcggcgacggcgacggcgacggcgtcGGCGGTTGTCGCGACGCCAGACACCGCGACCGGTTGGATTGAATTCTGTGAGCGACACGCCCGTGCCTCGGCCTCCGATTTTGCCAAGGCTTTTTGCACTTATGTCAGCCTAAATCTACCTGAAAGTGCCAGATCCACCTTATCTCATCGTGACTTTCTCAGAAAATTTGTTGAAAGTTTCTGCGAGCACTTTGAGAGCGAGTACTTGCGTCGAACTGTTAG atCACTAACTGCATATGATGTTCGACAAACAGCATTCACTGAAAGGGATACAAATACTATATCACAAAATAACAATGCACCAATTCGTGCTTCATCACATGAAGAATTTAGTGATTACTCTGAACATGATGGTGAAACAGTATCACCAAAACCTGTTCACAAACCTTTCTTTCGTAGATTATCATTTAAAGGActtaagaaaggaaagagtttCTTTCATAAACAACAAAGTGATGAAGTAGAATTATCTCATAGTGAACACCGTAGAGATAAACATTCGAAAACTAAACTTTCTAAAATTGTTGTGGAATGTAGAAAAGAGGGTATTGTTAATTCTTTGATGGGGGAAAATATAGATGGAACTCAAAAATGGGAAAAATCTAGATTGGCATTGATAAAAGCCATCGGAGGTTATATGTTGGAATTTTATTCTCCTCCAAAGGCAGTAAAACCACGTAGTGGTGTTTTTTGTTCTGCAATAACAGAAGCTAGAGAAACCACAGCTCTTGAAATGCCAGATCATGAAAACACGTTTGTGTTGAAAACACAAAATATGGAATTTGTAATAGAAGCTCATGATTCAAATGATATGAGGTCTTGGCTTGCTACTATTAAATATTGCATGCGTACTGTACAGCAAAATTCTACTACACCTGTTTCTGGTACACGAGATTCAATTGCAGATTCATTGGGACATGCTCCGCTTGGAATTAGTAACGAGGGTGATAGACTAAGGGCCAATTCGGCAAGTAAAGGTTCTCGATTAACATCTCATGAGCATACAGAGGAAGCATTATCTAATCCACCAGAATTGCCTCCAAGGTTGCGTATGCGAAGTAGTAGTAATTTAGAACTATGTTCGTCGCAACAAGAAATTGAGCAAT TAGCTGCAAATGATGGTGAGCTAGATTTATCAAGTAGTTTACGAGAGTATCCTTGGTTTCATGGTACATTACCACGTTCAGATGCAGCACAGCTTGTCTTGCATAGTTCTGCTAATGGCCATGGTGTCTTTCTTGTTCGGCAAAGTGAAACACGAAAAGGAGAATTTGTATTAACATTTAACTTTCAGGGAAGAGCAAAG caTTTACGGATGACATTGAACGATCAAGGCCATTGTCGTGTCCAACATCTTTGTTTTCCGGCGATATATGATATGTTAGAACATTTTCGTCAGAATGCCATACCTCTTGAATCTGGTGGAACTGCCGATGTTACTCTAACAGAATTTGTGGTGGCTAATCCTGCTTATCGAATGACACATCACCATATGATAGGCGTAATGCAACAGTCGCAAGAAAGGAGACCTCCAGTAGCTCCAGAGCCCAGAGAAGTAAGAGTCAGCAGTGGAAGTCTAACTCCTCTTGAATGA